Sequence from the Thermocladium sp. ECH_B genome:
GGCAGGAGAATTCTTCTTAGCCTCATCAAAGACCTCGCGAAGCCTGGCCTCGGACTCCCCATAATACTTGCTAACTATTTCAGGTCCATTAATCGCCACGAAGTATGAATCGGTCTCCGTTGCCACTGCTTTTGCTAGTAGTGTTTTTCCGGTGCCCGGTGGGCCCACTAGGAGTATTCCCTTTGGTGGGTCTATTCCAAGGTACTTGAATAGCTCGGGGTGCCTTAGGGGCAGCTCCACGAGCTCCCTTATCTTCTGCTTAGCCTCCTCCAAGTCCCCAATATCCTCCCAAGTAATGCGCGGAACCCTAATGTTCTCCACGGGCTTCTCTAAAAGCTTTAACTGGGTCTCATCATCGATTATGGTCGCGACGTTGCTGGGCTTCACTTGAACTGCTTGGAACGTCAATGGTTGCCCAAGCACCGTTACTTGAATTAGGTCCCCCTCCATTAATACGTAGTCCTTCAACTTCTGCTTAATGTACTGCTCGAAATTCTGATCAATGCTGAGCGCCATTGAGACGGGGGCAAGCTTAACTAGTTGAGCTGGCTTAGGATCAACTCTCCTAACCTTAACGGTATCCCCAACGCTCACGTCCGCGTTCTTCCTCATTATGGAGTTCATCCTTATTATTCCCTTATCCTCATCCTCGGGAAGCCCGTACCAAACCTTGGCCGCCGTCACTTTCTTTCCCCTTATCTCGACAACCATTCCAGGCTCTATATCGTGCTCATTCATTATTATTGGATCGATCCTAACTATGGGCTTGCCGGCGTCCTTCTGCTTAGCCTCCATTACCCTTAGCTCTATCCAATCATTTGAAGATGAATATGCCATATTATCAAGCACATTAGCATGTTTGGGTTTTTAAACATATGCATCTTGTTAACGCACAGGGCGGGTAAAATTAGAACCCAAGCCTAGTGAAGTACTCCAGCTCCACGTTGCCGACGCCCTCGATCCCGCTTAATAGGTTCTCTATCTCATCACTGCTATGCTCCTCACTGCTCTCAGGCATCCTCAAGTGAAGCTTGAGCGCCTTTATACCGAACCCGACATCCTCCTCCTCCACCTTATCGAGGGTATACTTAGGCTCCAGCGCGGCCTTTATTGATTGAACCAGCTTGCCGTAGTCCACGTCAGAGGAACTAGGCAAGACCCTATATACCATGTATACCTGCGCCACCATTATTCACCTATGGACCCTCAAACCCGCAAACCGGGCACTTATAAGGATTCCCAAGCCTTCGACACCTCTCGCATCTCCAAACCTCGTACTGGCCACAATTAGGGCATAGGAAGTGGGAGGCCCTCTCGCTGGGTGCTATTGGTCTACCGCAGGAAACACAGTACCTAACCTCTGGCCCATGCAGCTTAGGCCTTTGCCTGCCTAGTTTTTGCTGAATCATTAACCATGCAATGCATGAGAGGGTTATTAAGCGTTACGCATTCTCCACAGTAACATTGATATTTCTTCCCCGCCACGTTATGACCTCCTCCGCGAAGAGGCTTAAGGCCGCTAGCGTGGCAGTGGCTGCGCTGGATACCAGGAACCCTAACTGGAAGGCGAATGATGATGGAACCGACACCATGAAGGGCACGCCCGACACGAAGGCTATGAGGACCAGCGATGTGAATGTTGATCCAAGGGAGCCAGCCACGGCTGGACCAATGGTTCCTCCCAACGATCTAAAGACCGAATTCATAGCGGTGGAGACCCCCATTACATTCGGCTCGACCGAGAAGACAAGTATGTTTATGAGCGAGACATTCATGACGGCCACTCCAGCCATGGCCAGGGAAACCATGGCAATTACATAAAGCAATCCAAGGGGCTCCAATGCAGCGGTGAGGAGGAGAAAAATCGATGCCCAAGCTGCTCCAATGGTCAACATCTTCTTCGCCCCGGTTCTAGTTATGAGCAGGCCAGCTATTGGAGCCATCACTAGTTGCGCAATGGCTCCAGGCACCGCGTACAGCCCGGTCTGGAAAATGGATAAATTAAAGCCAACGGGCTCCGGCTCCTCAAGGAGGATNACGAGGCTCTGATTAGCAAGGAAAATACCGAAGCCAGCAATGGCGGCAGCCATGTTGGATATCAATACATTGCGCCTAGACAATAAATCAATGCTGAGGAGTGGATGAGTCTTCCCGCGCTCTATGAGCACGAAGATCGCAGCCATAATCATGGCTGCCAATAACGTCGATGCCGTGTATATGCTTGTCCATCCCCATTCAGGTCCCTCGGTTAATCCATAAACGGTTAATCCAAGCGATGCGCCAAGCACGGAGGCACCAACCCAATCAACTCTAACCGTTGGATTCCTGTACCTGCTCTCCCTTATCTGCGTGAAGATCAGGTAAGTGACTAGAAGCACGAAAGGTATTGCAGTATGGTAAGTTGTTTGCCACCCATAGTATTGACTAATATAGGCCCCAATTGGGAGCGATATGGCTGCCCCAATGCCGAAGGCCGCGCTAACGAGTCCCTGAGCCCTTGGTATTAATTCCCTCGGGAATTCCTCTCGAATCAAGCTAAAGGCTAGGGCGAACATTGTTAACCCAATTCCCTGTATTGACCTGAATATTATGAGTGCGGTGAAGTTGGGGGATAGGCTAGTCATGGTGACGGCGATGGCGTAGAAAAGCACGACTATGGATAACACCCTCTTCTTTCCATAGATATCCCCCAGCTTTCCAACCACGGGCAGCAGCACGGTGCCCGATAAGAGGTAGGCCGATAAGACCCAACTGACCTGGTTCTCCCCAACGCCGAAGTCCTTCTCTATCTCCGTGAGGGATGGTATCAGCATTCCCTCTATATACATCACTATAGTGGCTAGGGAGGCCAGTATAACCATTGCCTTATAGGCGTACTTAAGATCATACTCCTCGCCGGGCACGGGTCCTCACCGCCACTATTATCAATACTATAACCAGCACTAGCACTATGTAGAACATTATGGATGCAGTGCTCTTAGGCACAAGTAGGCTGGCCGCGGATTGGGTTAACGATGGCTGTATCTTAACAGTGATGGGAACGTTCTGCACGAAAGGTATGAATGCACCGCTCTGGTTCCACAGCATGGTTAGGGTCGCCACGTAATTCCCAGGACTTATACCGTTCTCCGCATCAACCATGAACACTACCTGAATGCTTTGCCCAGGCATTAAATCGCCAACCTCAAGCCTGCCAGCCGTTAATGCGCTAAGCGGATTGCTGCTGCTGACGTATGGCTCAATCGCTCCCTGGCCATTAAGTATTATCNCTATATTATGGGCGGTTATGTTCCCCATGTTGGTTATCGTTATGTAGAGCGGCACATCGCTTGAACCAACGCTAAGAGATCCGGTTACATTAGTTACGGCGAGGAGGGCCTTTGGCTTTATGACCAATGGGATAACATATGAATTGGAGAACCCAGTTCCATTAATTACAAGCGTCAAATTAGCCCTAACCTCCCTATATAGATTATCGCCGGNGGATATCACGAAGTTAAGCGGCACCGGCGTCCCCAATGGCAGTGTACCCACATTAATGACGCCGCTTGATGGAGATACTATTTTCACGTAATCATCGCCCTTAATCATTACCTTCACGTTTCTAGCTATTGATGTGCCGGCGTTTGTGACATAAATCACTAATTGAGCGGCCGGGTATCCGGAGAAGACATTTGGGGGATTAGTGTAGTATGATTGGATAATTACATTGGGCGAGCCGGAGATTATTATTGGAACCCTTTGCGATGAGGAGCCCCCGCGGTACTTTAGGCTCAGCGTTGCGTAGTACGTGCCTGGCTCCACGTTGCTTATGTTAACCATGAATACCGCATAATTAGGTATCCCAGGCGCTAAGCTGCCCACCACCGCTGTATCATATAATGGAGATAATCCCTGCGGCAGCTCTATGCTTGCAGATACATTAGTTACCGGGGTACTTCCAGTATCCAGTATTGGAATCAGGAGAGGCACTACTCCATAGCCGGGCCCCACGATATTGGGCTCTGGGGCGACCCCCACACGGCGCTTTGTGCTACGAGGGTTGGCTTGTTCGTGATCGGTATCGATATGCTTAGGTCCTGGGTTGAGTTATTGAAGTACCTTATTATGAGGGTTCCATTTATGTTCCCAATAGGCGCTTTACTGGTTATGTTTATGAGGAATGGCACAGTGATTGGGGTGCCGGGCGGCATGTATCCGATCACTGCCTTATTTGAGATGGGCACTAATCCATTCCCAACCTCCAAGTAAGCCGAGACATTGCTTGCAACCACGTTACCAGTGTTTAATAGAGGTATCATCAGTGGAACCACGCCAATGCCGGGCTCGGCTTGTATTGGCGTGGATGATGAGCCCCAGAATGGT
This genomic interval carries:
- a CDS encoding effector protein, whose amino-acid sequence is MVAQVYMVYRVLPSSSDVDYGKLVQSIKAALEPKYTLDKVEEEDVGFGIKALKLHLRMPESSEEHSSDEIENLLSGIEGVGNVELEYFTRLGF
- a CDS encoding MFS transporter: MVILASLATIVMYIEGMLIPSLTEIEKDFGVGENQVSWVLSAYLLSGTVLLPVVGKLGDIYGKKRVLSIVVLFYAIAVTMTSLSPNFTALIIFRSIQGIGLTMFALAFSLIREEFPRELIPRAQGLVSAAFGIGAAISLPIGAYISQYYGWQTTYHTAIPFVLLVTYLIFTQIRESRYRNPTVRVDWVGASVLGASLGLTVYGLTEGPEWGWTSIYTASTLLAAMIMAAIFVLIERGKTHPLLSIDLLSRRNVLISNMAAAIAGFGIFLANQSLVILLEEPEPVGFNLSIFQTGLYAVPGAIAQLVMAPIAGLLITRTGAKKMLTIGAAWASIFLLLTAALEPLGLLYVIAMVSLAMAGVAVMNVSLINILVFSVEPNVMGVSTAMNSVFRSLGGTIGPAVAGSLGSTFTSLVLIAFVSGVPFMVSVPSSFAFQLGFLVSSAATATLAALSLFAEEVITWRGRNINVTVENA